TGACAAGACCTCATCAGGGCAGCTACTGCCAAAGAAAATGTGCCTGGTGTGTTGCTCTGGGAAGCTAGGTCAAAGGAAGACGCATAGATGTTCTACTACAGGGATTCCAAAGCTGTTGGCAGCCCTATTAGCCCTTGGTGGGACCCGATCAtaaacatgcaggaaaaacaccaacatataaaaataaagcaaaccaaacaaaaccacaccAACACTTGGCTTTCCAAATGTTTGAGTTTCCTGAGAAGGCTCAATCTTCCTGTCCAATTCCCCTAGACCCTGAGGGCCAGCAATCTGCTATCCTCATAATCACTCCTCATCCAAGGGACAGGGGTGTCACGCTGGCAACAGACTGGCTGCTTACCGAAAGGTCCGACTCCAACAAAGCCTTGGGCAGGTGTTGAGGAGGCCCCAAACGAGAGGCTGCTGCCTGCGGTGCCTACTCCAGGGGCAGGGGCACTCTGCCCAAAAGTGGGTGTGGGCGTGCCTAGATGGGAGAGATGGGAAGCTGCAGAGCCTGGGCTGACCCTCAGAGCCTAGCTGGCCTCTCCCACCCTCCATGCACAACTGCAGCAGATTAACCTAACACTGTCAGGTTAATCTCACCctgcctccccacctctcctctcgcTCACCCTGTAGGGTCCCTAGCCCTCCCAGGATGCCCTGAGAATGGTTCCTGCTCTGCCTGTATGCAATTATCTCAGGGCTGTATTGTTGTGATGCTGCTTCCAGATCATTTCTCACCCCTCCTACCTCAAACacccattcttttgttttgctatttttgagaccgggtctgctatgtagcccaagttggcctgaAACTCTCCAACCTCCTGTTCAAGCCCTGTCCAAGCTGAAGTACCAGAATAACAGACATGCACACCATACCCAGCTAACTCCTGAGGTTCAGACCACCAGGCTCTTATGAACAGTCCTGGTCCTTGCAGTGTCACCTGTCAATCATTctttttccccacccccacaaaggACCCTGACCCATCACCCTCCCCATCACCATTCTTAAGTGACTTCACCACTAGTGAAAAGACTCGTGATCCTTCAGTGCCAACAACAGCCACACAAACTCTCCCTGTGTGCTGTCTTGTGTCTGTGTTTGGACCAGTGTACTATTCGTTCTGGGAATgtatagaagccagaggttgacactgggtgtcttccagAGTCTCTCACCAGCCTGGAGCTGGctattttggctagactggccaaCAAGTCCACGGGATCTGCCTACCTCCACAcactcagcactgggattacaggtacacactACTGCCTCAtctagtactggggattgaactcagatcccttACACTCAAGGGGCAAGTACTctgactactgagccatctcccagccctgtcCACCCACTTATTCCAGAGGTTGCTTGAACCTCCGCACACTTCGAGAACTCATCATGTTTCCACCCATGAACAAACCACCTGGCAAACTGTATACTTTCTCTGGTTATATCCCTTTTCTCACCACTGTTCCAGACGACTCAACAGACCTACCTCTCACCTTCCCACTTCCCCAAGAGTTCTCTCCCCCTTTATTTACCTCTTAAGGCCAAAACTCAACCTGCACAAAGCATACAAGATCTCTTCACCCTTCAGCTTGAAATTCTATTGTGACTCCCTGGATATTTAAAATCCAAACAATGAACCCTGGCTATGAACTGGCATTATGATTTTTGTTTAATGGGAGAGAGAGCTCAATggttccagagaacctaggttcaattcccagcacaaaaaTGGCAGCTCTCAAATGCCAagaaatccaacaccctctttggCTGCTATGGGCACCAACATGCAtatggtacagacatacatgtatcaaaacacacccacacacacacacacacacacacacacacacacacacacacacacaatcaatctatatatctatatctatatctatctctatatctatatcaAATCTTTCCCACccccttgtttttgagacagcatttctctgtagctttgtagagtctgtcctggaactcgttctgtagaccagattgtccttgaactcagagatctgcctgcatcttctgggattaaaggtgtgcaccatgcttatatatatatatctttttttttagagGCGTATGtagagctctgtgtgtgtgtgtgtgtgtgtgtgtgtgtgtgtgtgtgtgtgtgtgtgtgtacaagtgcagtgtatgtggaggccagaaagcagcatcagatcccttggaactataGTTATTGGCAGTTgacagccactggatgagggtgcTGCAACTCCATTTGGGTCCTTTTTAAGAACAGGTCTTGGGCCGAGCGTtggtgctttaatcccagcactcaggaggcagaggcaggcggatctctgagttcgaggccagcctggtctccagagcgagtgccaggacagcctccaaagctacacagagaaaccctgtctcaaaaaaccaaaaaaaaaaaatagagaacaggtcttgggctggagatggctcagaggttaagagcactggctgttctcccagaggacccaggttcaattcccagcacccacatcacagttcacaactccagttccaatggatgTGATACCTTcacgccaatgcacataaagttaaataaattatttaaaaacaaaaaacaagaacaggtTTTACCTACTTCAGCCCTCCAGAAACCTTTCTTGGGTATTCAGGGACCCTCCATCATTAACTAGCTTGGACTGCCAGCTGGTCTGTAACTTACTTGTAGGCTGTTATGTACTAAGCCTTAACATGGTTCCCAATCTTACCTCCAAACACAGGCTTGCTTTCAGGCGTACTGCCCACATTGAAGGCGAAGGGTGAGCTCTGGTTGGATGTGCCCAGGGTGTTCAGGCTTCCCCCAAAAGAGGTGGTGGTGCCTGTGGCCCCACTCTGTCCAGATCCAAAGCTGAAAGTTCCAGAGGTGGAGCTGGTGCCTGGAGTAGCACCAAGCCCAAAGCCTCCGCTGCCAGGAGCTGCTGAGCCACCGAATGTGAATGGGGATGGAGTAGAGCTGCCAAACAAAGAGCTGCTgctcccactgtgggtggtctGCGTGGTGGCACCAAAGCCAGAGGTGGTAGCTGAACCAAAGGAGAACACAGACGTGGTGCTACCGAAAGCTGGCTGCGTGCTGGCAGGGGTGCCAAAGGTGGAGACTGTGGCTTTCAACCCGCCGAAAGCCGGTTGTGCAGCGCTGCCAAAGGTGGCTGGTGCTGGGGCTGCTGACGGGGCTGCAGCCACAGAGTTGCCAAAAGTGAAAGAGCTGCCAAAACTTGGGGCAAGTGCTGGCTTGGTGGCCCCCTCAGTGGCTCCAAACGTGGGCTGTGGGTTGGCTCCAGGGTATGTTGGGAGTGCAGGCTTGGCACCAGAGCTAAAGGGAATGTTGAAGGCAGGAGTGACAGTGCTGCTGAAGGTCAGTGTGGGCTGGCTGGTAGTGGAAGGGGCTGAGGTGGAGGTGGCCAGGGTCCCGCCAAAGCCACTGAAGCCaccagtgctgctgctgctgctggccgcTGTCTGGGCAGAGCTGGCAAGGGACTGGGTAAAGGAGGTGCTGGCTGCAGATGCTGCTGTGGCAGAGGGCTTGCCAAACTGGAAGATGGAGGACAGGGGTGGGGCAGAGCCGGCAGTAGTGACAGAAGGGCCTCCCCCAAACAGAAGTGGCTGGGAGGTGGAAGTCATGGTACTGTTGGCAGTGCTGGCCACAGTGGTCACTCCAAAGCCAAACACAAGCTTTGAGGCAGAAGCTGTGGTACCAGAGGCCACTGTGGAGGTAGCAGTGGCCAGGCCAGTGAAGAGAGGGCCTGGTGTGGCTGTAGTGGTGGCTGTAGCAGTCGTCTGCTTCAGGGAGAAGGGGGCTGACAGGGGCATGGATGTAATTGGCTCCACACTGTCAAAAATGGGCTTGAAAGTGGGAGCTGTGGTACTTGCTGTTGTGGGGAGAGTGGTGCTGGGTGAAGTTGTTGTAGTGGTGGCTGGGGAGCTAGATGGCAAGGGGCTATCAGTTTCACTTTTAGGTGTGGTCATAAAAATGGGCTTGAACATGGGAGAACAAGCTGGGCCAGTCGTGGCAAGGGAGGAAGTGGCAGGTGGGTTCAGCATCCCAAATAGCATGCTGGGCttcggggtgggggagggagccgTGGAGGCTGGAGTGCTGACAGCCTGCTCAGCCTGAGGGACTCCGGGGGACTTGGTGTCAGTGAGTGGTGTTGCAGATGAAGCAGGGGCCAGCCCCAGGAAGGTGGCTGTAGGTTTGGAGTCTGATGAGGTGCTGGCCAACGGCCCTGTCAAAGGTGAGACAAGAGGGGTCAGGAGGCTGGGTGTCTTCAGAGGCGAAGGGGCCGCAGTAGTTGCTGCTGCAGTAGGCTCTGTGAAGAGGAAGTGAGGTGAGTTCTGAGGGTGTCTGCAGGTGGCATTTAGCATGCTATATCCTCTAGCACCAACAATGTACAGGGACTCAAGAAGACATTATTTCTACTTCCAGATTCcaggaaagacaaaaggaagaagcaagcacGGGCTGCATGTGTGGTCATAAAGGAAAATGCCATTAGCACAACTCTGGTGTCTACTTACTTACTTTACCTACATGTGCCTAGCCTATTCATCTAACAAAGACTAAACATGTTTATCAACTCAGCAGAGTAGTATCTGTCTGAGCTCCAAGAGCTGCCTCTCCAGTGTGAGAAGCACTGCTACAACGGTGTGTCCACATGCGGCAGCATGAAGGTACTAGCTGGCAAAGGTTCACCAGCCTCACCCAGAGAAAGGGATTTCAGTTACTCTAGGCTTGGGATCCAGAAAGCTCTGACACTTTATGGGACGGACCACATCATAACTGCAGACAGTTCCCAAGGAAGACATCGTTCTCACAGATGACACAGGCTTAGAGCAGTTGGGCACTTGGCTTTGAATCATGAACCCAATATGATAGCCTGCCTCCTGCATATTTCTGGACCAGGGCATTCTGAAGCCTAGGACCGACAGACTCTACATCCCCTTCATGTCAAAAGCTTGTCATTACAGGGCAGAGCGCTCTGCTTACCTGAGGatggtggggctggagatggagaGTCCTGCATCTTCTTCAAGCTCTCCAACAGCGGGTTAGAGCTAGGCATAGGCACTGGGAGGGAGGCTGGTGAGGCGGCAGGCCCTACCGCAGCAGGCAGGGTGAATGTGAATGGAGGATTGGCAGCAGGTGGGGTTTCAGTGGCTGAGGTGGAGGCGTCATCTGAGGAGAGACAAGTTTCTTACATGGGAGTTCCAGAGTAAAGGTACAGGAAGCTCAGAGCCCAAAATGCTTGTCCAGAAATGTTTCCCTAACCTCACAGGTGGCACACTGATCTATAGGCCTCAAAGAAGACCTAAGCAGGTTTCCCAAGGAAGAATGAACAAGGAAGCTGGAGTGGGGGTGTGACACATGGCCTGTGCTGGAGTGCTGGCAGGAGGTCTATGAGGGTGAGGCAAACTTGGGTTAGACAGTAACACCATTTTCACAAACAAAACTTTCATGTCTCATGTAAAAGTGTTGGTGACAGCTATTGGTATAAAGACTCCTGgtgaaatcaggaacaaaaaattcaagaactgGCTGTAGTGGCAGCCATCTATaacccagtccttgggaggctgaagcaaggtTATGAATTTGAAGACAGCCTTAGATAGATGAGATTCAAAGCTAAAACAAAGGGAAATCAAGTATTCTACCACTTCTCTCCCAAGGAAACCCTCTGAAACGAACCCCAAGACAGCAAGGTGTTCGTTCTGCCCCTCTAGAGCACACTGAGCTCTGCATCCTTACCTATCTTGTCCTCCAAGACCTTGTTAAACCACTGCAGTGAGGCTTTCCTCTCCATGTCCAGGTCTTCCGCAGTGATGGAATAGCCTAGCTCAGGGGGTGGTGGCTGCCCAAGAGAACAAAGACAGGTTAGGCTAACCCCCAGAAGCGGGAAGAACCCGCTCCCAGCCCTCCTGAGTCTGAAAGAgctgagagggagggaaaagacaTACCAGGGTGAGCTGGTCCCCTCGCCGGGAGGGTAGCAATTGAATTTTGCGTTTGCGTTGCCCAGAGCTGCCAGGTGTGGGTGGGGAAGTCCAAGAGTTCTGCTGCTTCCC
This genomic stretch from Cricetulus griseus strain 17A/GY chromosome 4, alternate assembly CriGri-PICRH-1.0, whole genome shotgun sequence harbors:
- the Pom121c gene encoding nuclear envelope pore membrane protein POM 121C isoform X3 gives rise to the protein MSPAAAVAGGVERRRPPLGVREGRGRTRGCGGPAGAAALGLALLGLALYLVPAAAALAWLAVGASAAWWGLSREPRASRGLSSFVRDSRRQPRPALTASPPPAKPTVNGSVCEPRSPLGGPDPAELLLMGSYLGKPGPPQPALAQDPRDRPGRRPPSRSPPPTSAAQRVHHVYPALPTPLLRASRRLPHRDCGSLSNRFVITPRRRYPIQQAQYSLLGSLPTVCWNGGHKKAVLSARNSRMVCSPVTVRIAPPDSKLLRSPGPEQILNTTLSSPSSNAPDPCAKETVLSALKEKKKRTVEEEDQLHLDGQENKRRRHDSSGSGHSAFEPLVANGVPAAFVPKPGSLKRSLASQSSDDHLNKRSRTSSVSSLTSTCTGGIPSSSRNAITSSYSSTRGLSQLWKRSGPTSSPFSSPASSRSQTPERPAKKTREEEPCPHSCSSAPLVTDKESPGEKVTDTATGKQQNSWTSPPTPGSSGQRKRKIQLLPSRRGDQLTLPPPPELGYSITAEDLDMERKASLQWFNKVLEDKIDDASTSATETPPAANPPFTFTLPAAVGPAASPASLPVPMPSSNPLLESLKKMQDSPSPAPPSSEPTAAATTAAPSPLKTPSLLTPLVSPLTGPLASTSSDSKPTATFLGLAPASSATPLTDTKSPGVPQAEQAVSTPASTAPSPTPKPSMLFGMLNPPATSSLATTGPACSPMFKPIFMTTPKSETDSPLPSSSPATTTTTSPSTTLPTTASTTAPTFKPIFDSVEPITSMPLSAPFSLKQTTATATTTATPGPLFTGLATATSTVASGTTASASKLVFGFGVTTVASTANSTMTSTSQPLLFGGGPSVTTAGSAPPLSSIFQFGKPSATAASAASTSFTQSLASSAQTAASSSSSTGGFSGFGGTLATSTSAPSTTSQPTLTFSSTVTPAFNIPFSSGAKPALPTYPGANPQPTFGATEGATKPALAPSFGSSFTFGNSVAAAPSAAPAPATFGSAAQPAFGGLKATVSTFGTPASTQPAFGSTTSVFSFGSATTSGFGATTQTTHSGSSSSLFGSSTPSPFTFGGSAAPGSGGFGLGATPGTSSTSGTFSFGSGQSGATGTTTSFGGSLNTLGTSNQSSPFAFNVGSTPESKPVFGGTPTPTFGQSAPAPGVGTAGSSLSFGASSTPAQGFVGVGPFGSAAPSFSIGAGSKTPGARQRLQARRQHTRKK
- the Pom121c gene encoding nuclear envelope pore membrane protein POM 121C isoform X4, with amino-acid sequence MSPAAAVAGGVERRRPPLGVREGRGRTRGCGGPAGAAALGLALLGLALYLVPAAAALAWLAVGASAAWWGLSREPRASRGLSSFVRDSRRQPRPALTASPPPAKPTVNGSVCEPRSPLGGPDPAELLLMGSYLGKPGPPQPALAQDPRDRPGRRPPSRSPPPTSAAQRVHHVYPALPTPLLRASRRLPHRDCGSLSNRFVITPRRRYPIQQAQYSLLGSLPTVCWNGGHKKAVLSARNSRMVCSPVTVRIAPPDSKLLRSPGPEQILNTTLSSPSSNAPDPCAKETVLSALKEKKKRTVEEEDQLHLDGQENKRRRHDSSGSGHSAFEPLVANGVPAAFVPKPGSLKRSLASQSSDDHLNKRSRTSSVSSLTSTCTGGIPSSSRNAITSSYSSTRGLSQLWKRSGPTSSPFSSPASSRSQTPERPAKKTREEEPCPHSCSSAPLVTDKESPGEKVTDTATGKQQNSWTSPPTPGSSGQRKRKIQLLPSRRGDQLTLPPPPELGYSITAEDLDMERKASLQWFNKVLEDKIDDASTSATETPPAANPPFTFTLPAAVGPAASPASLPVPMPSSNPLLESLKKMQDSPSPAPPSSEPTAAATTAAPSPLKTPSLLTPLVSPLTGPLASTSSDSKPTATFLGLAPASSATPLTDTKSPGVPQAEQAVSTPASTAPSPTPKPSMLFGMLNPPATSSLATTGPACSPMFKPIFMTTPKSETDSPLPSSSPATTTTTSPSTTLPTTASTTAPTFKPIFDSVEPITSMPLSAPFSLKQTTATATTTATPGPLFTGLATATSTVASGTTASASKLVFGFGVTTVASTANSTMTSTSQPLLFGGGPSVTTAGSAPPLSSIFQFGKPSATAASAASTSFTQSLASSAQTAASSSSSTGGFSGFGGTLATSTSAPSTTSQPTLTFSSTVTPAFNIPFSSGAKPALPTYPGANPQPTFGATEGATKPALAPSFGSSFTFGNSVAAAPSAAPAPATFGSAAQPAFGGLKATVSTFGTPASTQPAFGSTTSVFSFGSATTSGFGATTQTTHSGSSSSLFGSSTPSPFTFGGSAAPGSGGFGLGATPGTSSTSGTFSFGSGQSGATGTTTSFGGSLNTLGTSNQSSPFAFNVGSTPESKPVFGGSAAPSFSIGAGSKTPGARQRLQARRQHTRKK